A segment of the Allosaccharopolyspora coralli genome:
TCTGCGCCGAGCCGTGCGGGGGTCCGACGGCGACGGTCGTCGCGTCGTCACCGCGGTCGGTGAAGCCGGGGGAGTCGGCGCTCTCGACGACGACCGACAGCACACCGGTGCCGTTCTTGCCGGTGGACTCGGCGATCAGCTGCTCGACCCAGTCGCCGAAGCCGGAGATGCCGGAGCCGGTGTCGGCGAAGACGGCCTTCTCCGCGCCGTGGGTGTGAGCCGCGGCCAGTGCGGCGGCCAACCGCACCGCCGGGTTCTCCGGCGAGTCCACCCGCACCTGCTCGTGTGCGGCGGCGGCGTCGTCGAGCAGGCTCGCGATGTCGGCCCCCGCCAGCCCGGCCGGGACCAGGCCGAACGCCGTCAGCGCCGAGTAGCGTCCGCCGACGTGCGGATCCGCGGTGAAGACCTTGCGGTATCCGGCTTCCTCCGCGGTCCTCTGCAGTGGTGACCCAGGGTCAGTGACCACTACCATCCGCGTTGCCGGATCGATTCCGTCTTGTGCGAAAGCGCGTTCGAAGATCCTGCGATGGCTGTCGGTCTCGACCGTCGAACCCGACTTCGACGACACCACCAGCACCGTGCGGCTGAGCTCGCCCTCGAGCGCGTCGGCCACCTGACCGGGGTCGGTGGTGTCGAGGACCGTCAACGCCACCCCGTCGGTCGCGGTGATGACTTCCGGCGCCAGCGACGAGCCGCCCATGCCCGTGAGCACGATCCGGTCGAGTCCCTCCGCGTGCAGCTCCGCGCGCAGTGCGTCGATCTCGGCAGGCAGCGACCGCGACGTCTCGTGCAGCGTCGTCCACGCCAGGCGGATCGACGCCTCGCTCTCCGCGTCCGGACCCCACAACGTCGGGTCCGCGGCGGCGAGCTTGCCGGGGACGCCCTCGGCCACCAGCGATTCGACCTGGCCCCCGGCGTCGGCGGCCAGTGCCTCGTCGCAGATCTCGACTGAAGTCCCGTTCGCCATGCAACTCCTTCAGTTCGGTGATCGACGGTTCCGGCGGGGACACGGCAGCGCTGCCGTGTCCCCGCCGGAGACCGGTGGGCTCGCGGCCCTTACTTCGCCTGCTGCAACTGCTCGGAGACGGTCTCCAGCAGCTCGTCCCAGGACTTCTCGAACTTCTCCACGCCCTCGCGCTCGAGGACCGCGAACACGTCGTCGAGGTCGATCCCGACGGCCGAGAGCGCGTCGAAGACCTTCTGCGACTCGGCGGCCGTTCCGGTCACCGTGTCACCCACGATCTCGGCGTGGTCGGCGGTGGCCTCCAACGTCGCCTCCGGCATGGTGTTCACCGTGTTCGGGGCGACGAGTTCGTCGACGTAGCGGGTGTCCGAGTACGCGGGGTCCTTCACCCCGGTGGAGGCCCACAGCGGACGCTGCGGCTTCGCGCCGTCGGCCTGCAGGGCCGCCCACCGCTCGGAGGAGAACACCCGCTCGTAGGCGGCATAGGCCAGCCGGGCGTTGGCGATCGCCGCCTTGCCCTTGAGGTCCTGACCGCCGTCGACGGTGTCCAGCCGCTTGTCGATCTCGGCGTCCACACGGGAGACGAAGAACGACGCGACCGAGGCGATACCGGCGAGTGGGTGCCCGTTGGCCTTGGCCCGCTCGAGACCGGCGAGGTAGGCGTCCATGACCTCCCGGTAGCGCTCCACGGAGAAGATGAGCGTCACGTTCACGCTCACGCCCTCCGCTAGCGCACGGGTGATCGCGGGCAGGCCCTCGACGGTGGCCGGGATTTTGACCATCAGGTTCGGCCGGTCCACCGCCTTCCACAGCTCCAGGGCCTCGGCGACGGTGCGCTCGGTGTCGTGCGCCAGCCGCGGGTCGACCTCCAGCGAGACCCGGCCGTCGTGCCCGGACTCGTAGACGTTGCGGAACACGTCGGCCGCGTCCCGTACGTCCGCGGTCGTGATCTCCCGGACCGTGTCGTCCACGCTCGCGCCCCGGGCCGCCAGGGTGCGGATCTGATCGTTGTAGTCGGCGGCGTTGGACAGCGCCTTCGCGAAGATCGTCGGATTCGAGGTGACTCCCACGACGGCCTTCTGCTCGATCAGCTCGGCGAGGTTGCCGGAGGTGATCCGATCGCGGGAGAGGTCGTCGAGCCAGATGGAGACGCCCGCCTCGCTCAGCGCCTTGAGGTTGGTGTTGGTCGTCACTGCATTCCCTCCGCTCACGCGTCGCTGCGTGCGTTGGACAGGCTGCGCCGGGCGGCGTCGACCACGGCGTCCGTGGTGATGCCGAACTTCTCGAACAGCGTCTTGTAGTCGGCCGACGCGCCGAAGTGCTCGAGCGAGACCGACTCCCCGGCGTCCCCGACGAACCGGTGCCAGCTCATCGCCACACCGGCCTCGACCGAGACCCGTGCCTTCACCGCCGGTGGCAACACCTGCTCGCGGTAGCTCTTGTCCTGCTGGTC
Coding sequences within it:
- a CDS encoding glucose-6-phosphate isomerase — translated: MANGTSVEICDEALAADAGGQVESLVAEGVPGKLAAADPTLWGPDAESEASIRLAWTTLHETSRSLPAEIDALRAELHAEGLDRIVLTGMGGSSLAPEVITATDGVALTVLDTTDPGQVADALEGELSRTVLVVSSKSGSTVETDSHRRIFERAFAQDGIDPATRMVVVTDPGSPLQRTAEEAGYRKVFTADPHVGGRYSALTAFGLVPAGLAGADIASLLDDAAAAHEQVRVDSPENPAVRLAAALAAAHTHGAEKAVFADTGSGISGFGDWVEQLIAESTGKNGTGVLSVVVESADSPGFTDRGDDATTVAVGPPHGSAQIATSGGLGGLFLLWEHATALLGRVLGINPFDQPDVEAAKKAARTLLDGGAGGPVASPTLVDGSVEVHAQGAWLSPGAGTISEVLRAFVAAMPDHGYLSVQAYLDRLDDASAAVLRPELARRTGAQTTFGWGPRFLHSTGQYHKGGHHNGVYLQITGASETDLDVPERPYSLGELQRAQALGDGQVLAQQHRPVLRLHLTDRAAGLVELVQAVQRLGHHEAREDSA
- the tal gene encoding transaldolase translates to MTTNTNLKALSEAGVSIWLDDLSRDRITSGNLAELIEQKAVVGVTSNPTIFAKALSNAADYNDQIRTLAARGASVDDTVREITTADVRDAADVFRNVYESGHDGRVSLEVDPRLAHDTERTVAEALELWKAVDRPNLMVKIPATVEGLPAITRALAEGVSVNVTLIFSVERYREVMDAYLAGLERAKANGHPLAGIASVASFFVSRVDAEIDKRLDTVDGGQDLKGKAAIANARLAYAAYERVFSSERWAALQADGAKPQRPLWASTGVKDPAYSDTRYVDELVAPNTVNTMPEATLEATADHAEIVGDTVTGTAAESQKVFDALSAVGIDLDDVFAVLEREGVEKFEKSWDELLETVSEQLQQAK